One Sphingomonas endolithica genomic window, CACGCCGCTCAGGTTCACGTCGAGTATCGCGCCGTCCGGAGCCGGTCCTTCCTTCAACGCCTGTAGCGCCAGTTCGATCGTCGGCGCTGGCCCAAGTACTTCCGCGCCTGCATCCGTCAGTTCCTGCGCGAGTTCGTCGGCGAGCAGATATTCATCCTCGACAACGAGGATACGGCACGCCTGCAGGCTTCGATCAGCCATTGTCCACCTCATTAGCTTCGTTAGTCGCCGATACAGGCATGGATATGGAACAGTGAACGCCATCGCCTGCAAGGACATAGGTTGTACGCGCTGCTAGTTGATAGGGTAGCGCCCGCTCGATCAACTCGCGGCCTTGCCCGCCCCCCGGGGAAGTAGTTGCCTGTGGCAGCATCTTCACCCCACTCTCGCGCCAATCAATGTGCAGCCACGGCTGATCGCCGGGCGCCCCCGCTGCATCGACTTCGATACGCCACCGGACCGCAAGTTCCGCCTCCGGCTGTCCCAGGGCGCCATATTTGACTGCGTTGGTTGCCAGCTCGTGCAGCGCCATGGCGAGGGTCTGGACCGTGGTCGAGCGTAGTCGGATCCCGCTCGGACCCTCGATGGTGACACGGCCGTCTTGACCCGGTTCAACCCCGTGCGCGGCTAGTTCGGTGCGGATTAGTTCATCGAAGGTGACACGATCATGCTCGTTAAGCCGCGAGAGCAGTCCCTGAACCCGCGCCAGCGAGTCCAGTCGGTCGCGGAACCGGTCTCGGAAGTCGTCAAGGCTGCTGCTGCCGCGAGCCGTCTTTTGCGCCATCTGACGCACTACGCCGATGAGGTTACGGGTGCGGTGCTGGAGTTCTGCCACCAGCACGCCCTGCCTTCCTTGCAAGTCCCGAAGGTCATTGACATCAGTGGAGGTGCCGATCCATTCGACTGTTTCACCATGTTCGTCCCGAATTGGCGTGGCACGGGTCTGGAACCAGCGATAGGCTCCGTCGCTCGTACGTCGGATCCGGTACTCTACCTGAAAGCCGCCCTGCTCGGCCGCCGCGCTCCACGCCTCTTTAGCAAGCAACCGATCATCGGGGTGCAATGGCACCATCCAGCCCTGCCCGTGGCTGTCCTCCTCGGACTGGCCCGTATATTCTTGCCACTGCCGGCTCGCCCAGGTCCAGTTGCCTATGTCAACCGCGCGCCAGACGAGCTGGGTAAGTCCTTCAACGAGCGAGTGAAGCCGCTCTTCGCTTTCACGCACCGCCATTTCGGCCTGGTGGACCGCGGTAAGGTCGGTGAAGGTCACAACCGCACCGCTGATATAGTTATCGACCCTGCGATAAGGCAGCACTTTCGCGGCAAAGTGGCGCCCAGTGAGAGGATCGACCACTGTCCGATCAATCGGGGCCAGCGTCTTCAGGACACGCCGGACATCTTCCTGAAGGTTGGGGTAGGCGACCCGCGACACCACGTGGTCGAGCGGACGGCCGACGTCGGTCTCGAGCAGATGGAAGATCTCAATGGATGACGGCGTGAAGCTGCGGACGCGCAGATCGTTATCGAGGAACAAGGTCGCAATCTGGGTCGCCTCCAGCAGGTTCTTGAGGTCAGAGTTGCTGCGGCCGAGTTCCGTGACACGGTGCCCGAGTTCGCCGTTGACGGTTTGAAGCTCCTCATTGACCGATTGCAGTTCCTCCTTGGAAGTCTCCATTTCCTCGTTGGCCGACTGCAGCTCCTCGTTAATCGACTGATACTCCTCGTTTGAGGATTTGAGTTCCTCATTGGTCGATTCCAGCTCCTCGATCGTCGCCTGCAGCCGGTCCCGCGTGAGACGCAACTCGCTCTCGAGCCGTTCGACATGCTCGTCGTTTGCCCCTCCCTCGCTGTGAGCCACGCCCTGCGGCAACGCGCCCAAATCCTGGAACAGAACGATGAGCGAGGTCACGTCTCCGCCGCCGATGGGCTCGACAGTTAGGTTCACGCCGGTAGCCCGGTCATCCTGTTGAATGAGGAGGCGCGGCGTCTCGACCCGCTGTCCACTGGACAGGGCTCGGTGCAGCGCGGAACGGAGTTCAGTTCGCAGGTCACGGTGGATCAGGCTGATCAGGTTGAGCGTCGCTACCCCTGCGACTGGCTCAAGGAAGCGCCCGGTTCGCCCGGAGAAATGCAGAACGTCAAACTGACGGTCGACTACGACATAAGCGGGGGCGTAGCGCTCGGCGATAACCTCGGCCTGCCGGCTGACGGCAGCAGTCAGCCGTGAGGCAGCGGCCGGCTCGGCGCGCGCGATGTCGCCAAGGTCAGCAGCGCGTGGGCGCAGGCTGAGGGGAAAGTCCGGGATGACCCTGGTCGCTGTCTCCAACCTTCGGAACACGCGACTGCGACGATCGATTGACGCGAACAACTTCTGGTGTCGGGTGATATTCTCTGAAGAACCCAGGAACAGCACGCCCGCGGGTCTAATTGAGAAATGAAAAATCGGAATTACACGATTCTGCAGATCCGCATTCAGGTAGATGAGAAGGTTGCGGCACGACAGCAAATCGACACGCGAGAAGGGCGCGTCTTTTACGATATTATGGGGCGAGAAGATGCACATCTCTCGCAGCTCCTTCGAGACGCAATAGGTATCGCCCTCGCGCACGAACCAGCGCTCCAGCCGGTCGGCACGGACATGGTTCGCGATCGTGTCGGTGTATCGGCCGGCGCGGGCGAGCCCTAGTGCTCGCGCGTCGAGGTCGGTCGCGAAAATCTGCACCTGCGGCGGTTGGGCCAGCGTCGCCATATGCTCGCGCAGCAGGATTGCCAGTGAGTAGGCCTCCTCGCCCGTCGCGCAGCCGAGTACCCACACGCGGAATTGGTCGTCAGCTCCCTTCCCTTCGAACAGGCGTGGCAGTTCTCCTTCAAGGACCTCGAACTCCTGCGGATCGCGGAAAAATTGGGTGACCCCGATCAGCAGGTCCTGGAAAAGGTCCTGTACCTCTTGACGATCACTGCGCAGCCTGCCGACATAAGCTTCGATATTCTCGAGATGAAGCACCTGCAGCCGGCGGTGGACGCGGCGCAGGAACGTACCGCGCTTGTAGCCGTGGAAGTCGTGGCCGGTGACGTTGCGCAGGATGGTCGTGATCTGGGCGACGTGCGCCTCGATTTGCTCGGGTGCGACCTCACGGCCTTCCCGCTCCAACAGCGCCACGTTGCCGAGATAGCGCGTGATCTCGCTTGCGATGCGGCCGATCGGAACGTGCAGGTCAACCGCCCCAAACGGGCCGATCCCGCCCTGCGCGCCGGCGTGGTCGTCACCGGTTCCTGCCTCGCCGATGGAAAGACCGCCGAACTTCTTGGTCGCGGTGACGCCTGCCGTACCATCGCCACCGAGGCCACTCAGGATCACTGCGACTGCCCGGTCGTGGGCATGCTCGGCGATTGAAATCAGCATCGAGTCGATCGTGCCCCGATGTCCCACTGGCTCTGCGGCGGGACGGACGCCGAGATATCCGTTGCTAAGTGTGATCATGTCGTCGGGGCCGCCGACATAGATGCGGTCGCGCTCGACCCGCTCGCCGCCCGCCCCAATCGTGACCGGCAGCCGCGATTGGCGGGAAAGCACGTCGACCACGGTTCCGACGTCCAGCCCCTCCTGCTGGCGCACGGCGATGAGGTAGGCCGCGCCAACATCGGCTTCTATGCCGGCAAACAGCGTTTCGAGCGATCGGAGTGACCTGATACACACCCCGATGCCTACGACCGGAATCGACGTCTCTTCTAGGTCGGTCCGGCCCGCCTCCGAAATGATCTCCGCGACCTCGCTCACGCCTGCCATTCAAACCTCACACGTTAGGCGGTTCAACGTAGGCGCTGAGTGGCCATTAATGAAGCGGATTCAATCATATACTCCGGTCGCGCGGCACGTGGCCCAGTCGCATGGAAGTGATGGCCGCGTCACGCAACGTCGTGGCATAGCGGCGGTACTCTTCGCCGCGCGCTTCATAGAGCTCGGCGACGGCGCTGCGTCCGCTCTCACGCGCATCGAGAGCCATGCGCTCCACGAGCGTCACTCGCTCCTCCATGACGCGCATCGCCACGCGGATCGCCTCGTCCACCTCGTCGATGTTCGCGGCCAGGGTCTCGGCCGTGTAAGCGTCCCCGATCTGGCAGCGATAGCGCAGCGGCCGGCTACCGTTCACCTCCGACAGCACGCCTTGGCACTCCGGGCAGGAGAGCGGGCTTGGAGTTGCAATCTGCTTTAGCGCGTGGCTGCCCAGGCGCACGCCCGCCGCGATATCCACTTCCAGCCGGAGGCCATCAGATGGCGATATCCCTGCACCAGCATCCGATTGCGCAATATTCGAAAGCAGGTGGCCGAGGTCCGCTGCCGAGGCAACGTGGTCGACCTCGGTCGCCTCAAGCGCTGAGAGGGGCATCTGATCGGCCTCCGCGTCAAGCGGGTGCTGCACGACCGCCGTTCCGCCGCATGCCTTGATGGCATGAAGCCCGGCCGAACCATCGTTGAGCATACCCGTAAGCACCACACCGACTGCGCGCGGTCCGTAGGAGAGCGCTGCGGACCGGAACAACGGATCGATGGAAGGGCGCGCCATGTTCTCGCGCGGCCCCTCCCCCAAACGGATGGTGCCATCGATCAACAGCAGATGCCGGTCGGGCGCGGCTACATAGACGCGGCCTCGTTCGATCGGCTGTCCGTCTACTGCACGGGTGACGGGCATGGCGGCGCTTCCGTCCAGCATCTCGGCAAGGAAGCTGGTGGCATGGGCCGGAATGTGCGTGCTGACAAACACGCTTGCGGGCAGGTCGCGCGGGAGATCGCTCAACAGCCGTTTCAAGACCGCCCCGCTGCCTGCGGAGCCGCCGATAGCGATGATGTCCTTCTTTGCAACGCTCGCCATGATCTTTTAGGTCCTTTTCGGGGTAACGGGCGAAGTAGCCGAAAGGACCCATCCATGTCCGCAATGGGATAATGCGGCGCGATTTCGAAGGGGCGCCAGAAGATAACGATGCACTCGGCTTGAAGAACCGACGTTCATCGGTCCCGGAGACAAAAGATGCGATTAGATGTGCTTACAGCGGCGCCGCCGTTTCGGTGGACCATCGGAGACATCATCAGTTCCCTGCACCATGTGCGGAGGTCACTGGCCTTCATGCGCAGAACCGAGGGCTTCCCGCCGGCGGAGCGGGCTACACGTCACGTCCCGGAACGTCCATCAAGTGCAAGAACTCATCGGTGCTGATGCGGTAGCATTTGTACGATGGCGGCTCGAGGCGGTACCGATCGAGGATGTCAATTTCTCCCGGACGTGACGATCAGGCCGGCCCATCCGCTTTCCACCAGATTGTGCCGTTTGTGATGGGATCGGCGGAGCGGACTGTGATCACCCCCATCGCCGATCGCCCACCCGGCGGCACACGCCATTTTCTACATAAACGCTGGATGCCGGAAGGGTGAACCTGCCCCGTCGTCAGTCTTCCGACCTGCGACCCTGCACACGGCGCAGCCGTAACCTGATTCGCGCATCACGAAGCAGCGAGACCGGCACCGCCGTCGCATCGCGCAAGCCAGCGACACTGGAGATGTTGCGAACGCTGCGCAGCGTTTCACTTAACACCGCACTCATCATCTCGCGCGGCTCGATTTCGCCATGTTCGGCGACCAACGTGAGCCGGTGGATGGCGTACAGCCCGAGCAGCCCGGCGATCAGGTAATAGAAATCCCAGCTCGTCAATACAAGCGGCAGACTGACCACGTTGTGCGGCCCCGACCAGCGCACCAGCAGTTCGAGTCTGCGCAGTGCAAAGAAGTCGGCGAGCAGCCCGCCCAGGATCGGCGACAGCCCAGCCGCCACCGCGGTTACGGTGGCGCTCGCCGCGACATAGGCCGTGGCGCTGCCGCGCGGCGAGAGCTTCAGCGCGATGTTGTTCGAGGTCAACGTGACGCCTGCCACCGAAGCGCCCATTAGTAGGTGAAGCACGACCAGCCAGACCTTCATCAGATCGCGATCGCCAAACTGCGATGCTCCGATCATCCCGACGATCGCCAGGATATAGACCGGCGCGCATACCGCGAGCACCGATTTGTTGGCGAAGCGGTCGCTGAGCGCGCCCCACGAGCGCAGCGCCAAGATATTGGCGATCTGGCTGACCACGCTCAGCACCATGACGAAGCTGATATCGAGCCCCAATTGGCGGACGGTGAAGACGGTGAAGAACGGGGTGGCGAGATTGACGGCGAATTGCCAGCTGCCGACGAACACCAGCAGCCGGACGAAATTCAGATCGTGCAGCGGCTGGCGCAACAGTTCGCCAAGCCGAACGCGCTCGGCGGGCGGCGGCGGCATCGTCCGCTCTGGCATGCCGCTGACGACGCGAGCGCTGAGCAGCCCAGTCACGCAGCCGGCCGCGAACATACCGGCAAAGACCAGGCTTCGTGCACGCGAGCCTTCGCCTGTCCAATCGAGCGCCAGCGCGGCGCTCAGCCCGAAGATGAGGTTGATCGCGGTGAGCCACACGGTGCGCCTCGCGAACACCTGACCGAGGCGGTTTTCGGGCGCGAGATCGCGCAGCCAAGCGTTCCAGGCGCAAGTGCCGATTGCGCCCAGGCCGCACAACGTGAACTGCGCGGCCAAAAACACCAGCAATGGCTCCATGCCGGTATAGAATGCCGTCACCGCCATCACTCCCAGCATGAGGCGGCCGCCGATGCTGGTCAGCACGGCGATTCGCTTGCGTTGGCGCAGCCGTTCGACTAGCAGAATAGCGGGCAGCTGCAGCAATTGCGCGAGGAACGGTGCGCTGGCCAAGATTCCGACCATCACGTTGGAAGCGCCCAGATGCAGCGCGAAGGCGGTGAGGATGACGCCGGTGGTGAGCGCGGTCGCGCCGCCGGAAAATGCCGCCTCGACTACCAGCAACCGAATCCCACGCTCGCACTCCTCCGCGCTCACATCGGCCTGTGGACTGAGCGTGTAGATCGACCGGGTGGTGGCGGCCATCCGCCGTCAGTGCGCCATCACGAACGGAAAAGCCGCACCCGGCACGCTGATTGGTGCGCCCGCAGCGGACAGCGTCCCGTTAGCCTGCAGCGCGAACGGCGTGACCGTCCCGTCCTGCTCGTTGGCG contains:
- a CDS encoding CheR family methyltransferase gives rise to the protein MSEVAEIISEAGRTDLEETSIPVVGIGVCIRSLRSLETLFAGIEADVGAAYLIAVRQQEGLDVGTVVDVLSRQSRLPVTIGAGGERVERDRIYVGGPDDMITLSNGYLGVRPAAEPVGHRGTIDSMLISIAEHAHDRAVAVILSGLGGDGTAGVTATKKFGGLSIGEAGTGDDHAGAQGGIGPFGAVDLHVPIGRIASEITRYLGNVALLEREGREVAPEQIEAHVAQITTILRNVTGHDFHGYKRGTFLRRVHRRLQVLHLENIEAYVGRLRSDRQEVQDLFQDLLIGVTQFFRDPQEFEVLEGELPRLFEGKGADDQFRVWVLGCATGEEAYSLAILLREHMATLAQPPQVQIFATDLDARALGLARAGRYTDTIANHVRADRLERWFVREGDTYCVSKELREMCIFSPHNIVKDAPFSRVDLLSCRNLLIYLNADLQNRVIPIFHFSIRPAGVLFLGSSENITRHQKLFASIDRRSRVFRRLETATRVIPDFPLSLRPRAADLGDIARAEPAAASRLTAAVSRQAEVIAERYAPAYVVVDRQFDVLHFSGRTGRFLEPVAGVATLNLISLIHRDLRTELRSALHRALSSGQRVETPRLLIQQDDRATGVNLTVEPIGGGDVTSLIVLFQDLGALPQGVAHSEGGANDEHVERLESELRLTRDRLQATIEELESTNEELKSSNEEYQSINEELQSANEEMETSKEELQSVNEELQTVNGELGHRVTELGRSNSDLKNLLEATQIATLFLDNDLRVRSFTPSSIEIFHLLETDVGRPLDHVVSRVAYPNLQEDVRRVLKTLAPIDRTVVDPLTGRHFAAKVLPYRRVDNYISGAVVTFTDLTAVHQAEMAVRESEERLHSLVEGLTQLVWRAVDIGNWTWASRQWQEYTGQSEEDSHGQGWMVPLHPDDRLLAKEAWSAAAEQGGFQVEYRIRRTSDGAYRWFQTRATPIRDEHGETVEWIGTSTDVNDLRDLQGRQGVLVAELQHRTRNLIGVVRQMAQKTARGSSSLDDFRDRFRDRLDSLARVQGLLSRLNEHDRVTFDELIRTELAAHGVEPGQDGRVTIEGPSGIRLRSTTVQTLAMALHELATNAVKYGALGQPEAELAVRWRIEVDAAGAPGDQPWLHIDWRESGVKMLPQATTSPGGGQGRELIERALPYQLAARTTYVLAGDGVHCSISMPVSATNEANEVDNG
- a CDS encoding chemotaxis protein CheB; its protein translation is MASVAKKDIIAIGGSAGSGAVLKRLLSDLPRDLPASVFVSTHIPAHATSFLAEMLDGSAAMPVTRAVDGQPIERGRVYVAAPDRHLLLIDGTIRLGEGPRENMARPSIDPLFRSAALSYGPRAVGVVLTGMLNDGSAGLHAIKACGGTAVVQHPLDAEADQMPLSALEATEVDHVASAADLGHLLSNIAQSDAGAGISPSDGLRLEVDIAAGVRLGSHALKQIATPSPLSCPECQGVLSEVNGSRPLRYRCQIGDAYTAETLAANIDEVDEAIRVAMRVMEERVTLVERMALDARESGRSAVAELYEARGEEYRRYATTLRDAAITSMRLGHVPRDRSI
- a CDS encoding response regulator, encoding MADRSLQACRILVVEDEYLLADELAQELTDAGAEVLGPAPTIELALQALKEGPAPDGAILDVNLSGVSVFPLADTLIERGVPVVFTTGYDPDSFPVRFANVPKCNKPINISRITAAIGRAIHP
- a CDS encoding MFS transporter yields the protein MAATTRSIYTLSPQADVSAEECERGIRLLVVEAAFSGGATALTTGVILTAFALHLGASNVMVGILASAPFLAQLLQLPAILLVERLRQRKRIAVLTSIGGRLMLGVMAVTAFYTGMEPLLVFLAAQFTLCGLGAIGTCAWNAWLRDLAPENRLGQVFARRTVWLTAINLIFGLSAALALDWTGEGSRARSLVFAGMFAAGCVTGLLSARVVSGMPERTMPPPPAERVRLGELLRQPLHDLNFVRLLVFVGSWQFAVNLATPFFTVFTVRQLGLDISFVMVLSVVSQIANILALRSWGALSDRFANKSVLAVCAPVYILAIVGMIGASQFGDRDLMKVWLVVLHLLMGASVAGVTLTSNNIALKLSPRGSATAYVAASATVTAVAAGLSPILGGLLADFFALRRLELLVRWSGPHNVVSLPLVLTSWDFYYLIAGLLGLYAIHRLTLVAEHGEIEPREMMSAVLSETLRSVRNISSVAGLRDATAVPVSLLRDARIRLRLRRVQGRRSED